The following proteins come from a genomic window of Malus domestica chromosome 02, GDT2T_hap1:
- the LOC103400079 gene encoding WEB family protein At3g51220-like, whose protein sequence is MNADEGKLVVMGRAEIDTRAPFRSVKEAVMLFGERVLVGEIYANKLKEIGAAGSNDTNGHAAPSRIEVLMAELEETKKSLQKVREENNLMAYSIKSLREDLEHSKQELHKYLKAREFDDQKHRVDPEIEEDFKFIATGDTKFETKKMLSQEAEEFVQKERHVKFASPPSLAQVIVNKEGSHEGYENPSSVRKPNKKKPLMPMMIGWLFRKSKAIQEGGSPRA, encoded by the exons ATGAATGCCGACGAGGGTAAACTGGTGGTCATGGGCCGGGCAGAGATTGACACCCGAGCACCTTTCCGGTCAGTCAAAGAAGCAGTTATGTTGTTCGGCGAAAGAGTTTTGGTCGGAGAAATATATGCCAATAAACTCAAAGAG ATTGGAGCTGCAGGGTCAAATGACACTAATGGACATGCTGCTCCGTCGAGGATCGAGGTCTTAATGGCCGAGCtcgaagaaacaaagaaaagtcTACAGAAAGTTAGAGAAGAAAACAACTTAATGGCATACAGCATCAAGTCACTCAGAGAAGATCTTGAACATTCAAAACAAGAGCTCCACAAGTACTTGAAGGCAAGAGAGTTTGATGATCAGAAGCACCGAGTTGATCCTGAGATTGAAGAAGATTTTAAGTTCATCGCGACCGGAGACACGAAGTTTGAAACCAAAAAAATGTTGAGCCAAGAGGCTGAGGAATTTGTGCAGAAGGAAAGACATGTGAAGTTTGCAAGTCCTCCTTCGTTGGCTCAGGTTATTGTTAACAAAGAAGGGTCGCATGAGGGATATGAAAACCCTAGTTCTGTTAGAAAGCCAAATAAGAAGAAGCCTTTGATGCCTATGATGATTGGGTGGCTTTTTCGCAAAAGTAAGGCAATTCAGGAAGGTGGGTCTCCGAGGGCGTAA
- the LOC103400068 gene encoding protein ANTHESIS POMOTING FACTOR 1, with protein sequence MAGGSEREDKVSLELTEEIIQSMEVGLAFRDYSGRISSLDFHKAYSYVVTASDDESIRLYDVSTATCLKTINSKKYGVDLVCFTSHPTTVIYSSKNGWDESLRLLSLNDNKYLRYFKGHHDRVVSLSLCSRKDCFISGSLDRTVLLWDQRAEKCQGLLRVQGRPATAYDDQGLVFAIAFGGYIRMFDARMYEKGPFEIFSVGGDMSDANVIKFSNDGRLMLLTTTGGHIHVLDSFRGTLLSTYNVKPVSSNSTLEASFSPEGMFVISGSGDGSVYAWSVRSGKEVTSWKSTENEPPVIKWAPGNLMFATGSSELSFWIPDLSKLGSYVGRK encoded by the exons ATGGCTG GGGGATCCGAAAGAGAAGATAAGGTCTCTCTGGAGCTGACGGAGGAAATTATTCAGAGCATGGAAGTTGGGTTAGCTTTCAGAGACTAT AGTGGTAGAATTAGTTCATTGGACTTTCACAAGGCGTATAGTTATGTAGTGACTGCTAGTGATGACGAGTCGATTCGCCTGTATGATGTCTCCACTGCAACATGCTTGAAGACCATCAATAGCAAAAAGTATGGAGTTGATTTGGTTTGCTTTACTTCTCATCCGACAACCGTTATATACTCTTCCAAAAATGGCTGGGATG AATCCTTGAGGCTTCTCTCGTTGAATGACAATAAGTACTTGCGCTACTTCAAAGGCCACCATGACAG GGTAGTCTCGCTTAGCTTGTGTTCTCGTAAAGACTGCTTCATCTCGGGCTCTCTTGATAGAACTGTTCTGCTTTGGGATCAACGTGCCGAGAAATGCCAG GGTCTATTACGCGTTCAAGGAAGGCCTGCCACAGCTTATGATGATCAAGGACTAGTTTTTGCAATTGCCTTTGGTGGATACATAAGAATGTTTGATGCCAGAATGTACGAAAAG GGTCCTTTTGAAATCTTTTCTGTTGGGGGAGATATGTCAGATGCAAATGTTATCAAGTTCAGTAACGATGGGAGACTTATGCTGTTAACAACCACAGGTGGACATATTCATGTTCTTGATTCATTCCGTGGAACACTT TTATCCACATACAATGTAAAGCCAGTCTCCAGCAATTCAACGTTAGAGGCTTCTTTTAGCCCCGAGGGGATGTTTGTCATATCAG GTTCAGGTGATGGTAGTGTCTATGCTTGGAGTGTTCGGAGCGGGAAAGAA GTCACAAGCTGGAAGAGCACCGAAAATGAACCTCCAGTTATCAAATGGGCTCCTGGAAACCTAATGTTTGCAACTGGATCGTCCGAACTATCATTTTGGATTCCAGATTTGTCTAAATTGGGATCTTACGTTGGAAGAAAGTAG